A single genomic interval of Sceloporus undulatus isolate JIND9_A2432 ecotype Alabama chromosome 2, SceUnd_v1.1, whole genome shotgun sequence harbors:
- the SKIV2L gene encoding helicase SKI2W isoform X2, whose product MERDFHSPRYLMGCPLTLRTWHLNWSRNFSTALNGFPYIILKGLTGRFWPREKDIHSLFEVDVTPVHSTLQAERNPTTGELLGFTEALVDNMGLSAKNSLSFQRAPGPPAEALRGSATNYPFWPGGMDEPTLEQIKAKEELEEDIDFEKDLLTVPPGWKKGVEFTKQELKASPGLLNLTNLLGALDTFDLGSSSDEEGKEKAEEGEKQKTKRKEGKGTKEEKSPPAEQAPLQRANSLEELVLKEVTSTPKPAPQAAQAPTTEPPKEQWAIPVDVSSPVDDFYKRIPDPAFKWPFEPDVFQKQAILHLEKHDSVFVAAHTSAGKTVVAEYAIALSQKHMTRTIYTSPIKALSNQKFRDFKNTFGDVGLLTGDVQLHPDASCLIMTTEILRSMLYNGSDVLRDLEWVIFDEVHYINDSERGVVWEEVLIMLPDHVNIILLSATVPNTLEFADWIGRIKRKKIYVISTLKRPVPLEHYLYTGNSQKTQNELFLLVDARGTFLTKGYYDAMDAKKERASKHSQTFGAKQPIHAGAGAGQDKNIWLSLIDMLRKKDQLPVVAFTFSRNRCDDNASMLTTVDLTNTTEKSEIHVFFQKCISRLKGTDRQLPQVLHMVDLLKRGIGVHHSGILPILKEVVEMLFSKGLVKILFATETFAMGVNMPARTVVFDSIRKHDGTNFRDLVPAEYIQMAGRAGRRGLDTTGMVIILCKNQVPEMATLHRMMLGKPTQLQSQFRLTYTMILNLLRVEALRVEDMMKRSFSEFHTRKDSKVYEHRIAQLSDILANMEMGDTTGQLSDLEEYYRVVRDLQKNRELIQRRVMESVNGLKALSVGRVIVVKNQEHRNALGVILQVSSDAANRTFSTLVICEKNPTEGDETSNKESSPLSPSEVPLPDDLLRTKLFLPEGPCGHTIKKLGPADIFGITTKTLRVNAERILEDFKKRQMPRFRNDPPGPSAATATQELLRLAEGDPEGLPLLNPINDLQLKDLEVVEGVMKARQLEEVLTGFQCVHSPRFHMEFVRFRERQQVLEELEKLRFLLSDQSLLLLPEYHQRVAVLRSLGYINESGAVELKGSVARQISNHELLLTQLLLDNTLTDLRPEEIVALLSCTVCQVRTQVEPQLPSVLQKGIEHIRSVAMEIALLQRKCGLQESVEDFVEQYKFGLVEVVYEWARGMPFAEIARLTDVQEGIIVRCIQRLDETCREMRNAARVTGEPTLHAKMEAASNMIKRDIVFAASLYTQ is encoded by the exons GTGGAATGGATGAACCcactctagagcagatcaaggcaAAAGAAGAGCTAGAAGAAGACATTGATTTTGAAAAAG aTTTGCTGACGGTGCCACCTGGCTGGAAGAAGGGGGTTGAATTCACTAAACAAG AGCTCAAGGCCTCTCCAGGGTTGCTGAATTTGACAAACTTGCTGGGGGCGCTGGATACCTTTGACTTGGGAAGCTCTAGCGATGAAGAAGGCAAGGAGAAggctgaggaaggggagaagcAGAAGacgaaaaggaaggaaggcaaagggacaaaggaagaaaagtcACCCCCAGCGGAACAGGCACCTCTGCAGAGAGCAAACAGCCTGGAGGAATTGGTGCTCAAG GAAGTGACCTCCACCCCCAAACCAGCCCCTCAGGCTGCCCAGGCTCCCACTACTGAGCCCCCCAAAGAGCAATGGGCCATTCCGGTAGATGTCAGTTCCCCTGTGGATGATTTCTACAAGCGAATTCCTGACCCGGCTTTCAAG TGGCCCTTTGAGCCTGATGTTTTCCAGAAACAGGCTATTCTCCACTTGGAGAAACATGATTCAGTGTTTGTCGCTGCCCACACATCTGCTGGCAAGACTGTGGTAGCGGAGTACGCTATTGCTCTGTCGCAGAAGCACATGACACG CACCATATATACTTCTCCAATCAAAGCGCTTTCTAACCAGAAATTTCGGGATTTCAAAAATACTTTTGGGGATGTGGGGTTGCTGACAGGAGATGTTCAGCTGCATCCAGATGCTTCATGTCTTATCATGACAACAGAGATCCTTCG GTCTATGCTGTACAATGGCTCCGATGTTCTCAGAGACTTGGAGTGGGTGATCTTTGATGAAGTCCATTACATTAATGACTCTGAG cgtgGTGTGGTGTGGGAAGAGGTCCTCATCATGCTGCCGGACCATGTGAACATAATCTTGCTGAGTGCCACTGTCCCCAACACTCTGGAGTTTGCTGACTGGATTGG GAGaatcaaaaggaagaaaatctatGTAATCAGTACGCTGAAGCGACCTGTCCCACTGGAGCATTACCTTTACACGGGCAACAGTCAGAAAACACAGAATGAGCTCTTTCTCCTGGTTGATGCCCGGGGGACATTCCTTACCAAGGG GTATTATGATGCTATGGATGCCAAAAAGGAGCGGGCCAGCAAACACTCACAGACCTTTGGGGCCAAGCAGCCAATACATGCTGGAGCAGGAGCAGGGCAG GACAAGAATATCTGGCTGTCTCTCATTGACATGCTGCGAAAGAAGGACCAACTGCCAGTAGTTGCCTTCACATTCTCTCGCAATCGCTGTGATGACAATGCCTCCATGCTAACTACTGTTGACCTTACAAACACCACAGAGAAAAGCGAGATCCATGTCTTCTTCCAGAAGTGCATCTCCCGTCTGAAGGGCACAGACCGCCAGTTGCCTCAG GTTCTTCACATGGTGGATCTCTTGAAGCGTGGCATTGGGGTGCATCACAGTGGAATTCTGCCCATCCTGAAAGAGGTGGTGGAGATGCTGTTTAGCAAGGGCCTTGTCAAG ATCCTTTTTGCCACAGAGACGTTTGCCATGGGGGTGAACATGCCAGCCAGGACCGTGGTCTTCGATTCAATCCGTAAACATGATGGCACTAACTTCCGGGATCTGGTGCCAG CTGAATACATCCAGATGGCAGGTCGGGCTGGACGCCGAGGTCTTGATACTACTGGGATGGTGATCATTCTGTGCAAAAACCAAGTGCCTGAGATGGCTACTCTTCACCGGATGATGTTG GGCAAACCAACTCAGCTGCAGTCCCAGTTCCGCTTAACCTACACCATGATCCTTAACCTCTTGAGGGTGGAAGCCCTCCGAGTGGAGGACATGATGAAAAGGAGCTTCTCCGAGTTCCACACCCGGAAAGACAGCAAG GTCTACGAACACAGGATTGCCCAGCTGAGCGACATCTTGGCCAACATGGAAATGGGAGATACGACAGGACAGCTCAGTGATTTGGAGGAATATTACCGGGTAGTACGAGACCTGCAGAAAAACCGAGAACTCATACAG AGGCGGGTCATGGAATCAGTGAATGGACTGAAGGCCCTCTCTGTGGGACGAGTGATTGTTGTGAAAAACCAAGAGCACAGGAATGCCCTGGGGGTGATCTTGCAG GTTTCTTCTGATGCTGCCAACCGGACCTTCAGCACCCTGGTGATATGTGAGAAAAATCCGACAGAGGGAGATGAGACCTCAAACAAGGAAAGCAGTCCCCTCTCTCCTTCAGAAGTGCCCCTTCCTGATGACCTGCTGCGTACCAAACTCTTTCTTCCTGAGG GCCCCTGTGGACACACCATAAAGAAGCTGGGCCCAGCTGATATTTTTGGTATCACCACCAAAACCCTGCGCGTCAATGCTGAGCGTATCCTGGAGGATTTCAAGAAGCGACAGATGCCCAGGTTCAG GAATGACCCACCTGGACCATCTGCAGCCACAGCCACTCAAGAATTGCTGCGCTTGGCTGAAGGCGACCCTGAAGGCCTCCCGCTCTTGAACCCCATCAACGACCTTCAGCTGAAGGACCTGGAAGTTGTGGAGGGTGTGATGAAGGCCCGACAATTGGAAGAGGTTTTGACGGGGTTTCAGTGTGTTCACAGTCCCCGTTTCCACATGGAG TTTGTGCGGTTCAGAGAACGCCAACAAGTGCTGGAGGAACTGGAGAAGCTGCGTTTCCTGCTCTCTGATCAATCCCTTCTTCTGCTGCCAGAGTATCACCAACGTGTTGCG GTCCTCCGTTCTCTGGGCTACATCAATGAAAGTGGGGCTGTAGAGCTCAAAGGGAGCGTGGCCCGCCAGATCAGCAACCACGAGCTTCTCCTGACACAGCTGCTCCTCGACAACACCCTGACAGACTTGCGACCTGAGGAAATTGTGGCATTGCTCAGCTGCACCGTCTGCCAAGTGCGCACCCAGGTGGAGCCACAGCTGCCTTCCGTACTACAGAAG GGCATTGAGCACATCCGATCAGTAGCAATGGAAATCGCTCTGCTCCAACGCAAGTGTGGCCTGCAGGAATCGGTGGAGGACTTCGTGGAGCAGTACAAATTTGGGCTGGTGGAGGTGGTTTACGAATGGGCCCGTGGCATG CCATTTGCAGAGATCGCCCGCCTGACAGATGTGCAGGAAGGGATCATCGTCCGTTGTATCCAACGTCTGGATGAGACCTGTCGTGAGATGCGCAATGCAGCCCGGGTCACTGGGGAGCCAACACTCCATGCCAAGATGGAAGCCGCTTCCAACATGATCAAGAGAGACATAGTCTTTGCTGCCAGCCTCTACACCCAGTGA